One Streptomyces sp. RPA4-2 genomic window carries:
- a CDS encoding Stp1/IreP family PP2C-type Ser/Thr phosphatase, protein MSLSLRFAAGSHKGMIREGNEDSGYAGPRLLAIADGMGGQAAGEVASSEVISTIVALDDDVPGSDILTSLGTAVQRANDQLRMMVEEDPQLEGMGTTLTALLWTGQRLGLVHVGDSRAYLLRDGVLTQITQDHTWVQRLVDEGRITEEEATTHPQRSLLMRALGSGDHVEPDLSIREVRAGDRYLICSDGLSGVVSHQTMEDTLASYQGPQETVQNLIELALRGGGPDNITVIVADVLDIDSGDTLAAQLSDTPVVVGAVAENQHQLHDNGAMQTPAGRASGLGRPVPGQGGGGGFGPPGSGEADGYAPTGGFADYSDEDFVKPRRGRRWLKRSFYSVLALAVIGGGAYGGYRWTQTQYYVGSNGQHVALYRGISQDLAWVSLSKVAKDHPEIELKYLPPYQQKQVKATIAEGGLSDARSKIDELAVQASACKKDSERRSAGTQNNAKAGVGEAGGTTGTTTTSLTSKATSSPTPTPNSSSSPSSNPSKTAPTPTPGPSLSDEEQKLVSLCGKQ, encoded by the coding sequence ATGAGTCTGTCACTGCGCTTCGCCGCCGGATCGCACAAAGGCATGATCCGCGAGGGCAACGAGGACTCCGGTTACGCCGGTCCCCGGCTGCTCGCGATCGCCGACGGAATGGGCGGCCAGGCCGCCGGTGAGGTCGCCTCCTCCGAGGTGATCTCCACCATCGTGGCGCTCGACGACGACGTGCCCGGCTCCGACATCCTCACCTCGCTCGGCACCGCCGTACAGCGTGCCAACGACCAGCTCAGGATGATGGTCGAGGAGGACCCCCAGCTGGAGGGCATGGGGACCACCCTCACCGCGCTCCTGTGGACCGGCCAGCGCCTCGGTCTCGTGCACGTCGGCGACTCCCGCGCCTATCTGCTCCGGGACGGCGTCCTCACGCAGATCACCCAGGACCACACCTGGGTGCAGCGCCTCGTCGACGAGGGCCGCATCACCGAGGAAGAAGCCACCACCCACCCGCAGCGCTCCCTGCTGATGCGCGCGCTGGGCAGCGGCGACCACGTCGAGCCCGACCTCTCCATCCGCGAGGTCCGCGCCGGCGACCGCTACCTGATCTGCTCCGACGGACTGTCCGGCGTCGTCTCGCACCAGACGATGGAGGACACCCTCGCCAGCTACCAGGGCCCGCAGGAGACCGTCCAGAACCTCATCGAGCTCGCGCTGCGCGGCGGCGGCCCGGACAACATCACCGTCATCGTCGCCGACGTCCTCGACATCGACTCCGGCGACACCCTCGCCGCACAGCTCTCCGACACCCCCGTCGTGGTGGGCGCGGTCGCCGAGAACCAGCACCAGCTGCACGACAACGGCGCCATGCAGACCCCCGCGGGCCGCGCCTCCGGTCTCGGCCGTCCGGTGCCCGGACAGGGCGGTGGCGGCGGGTTCGGGCCGCCCGGCAGTGGCGAAGCCGACGGCTACGCCCCCACCGGCGGCTTCGCCGACTACTCGGACGAGGACTTCGTCAAGCCGCGCCGCGGACGCAGGTGGCTGAAGAGATCCTTCTACTCCGTGCTCGCGCTCGCCGTCATCGGCGGCGGCGCGTACGGCGGCTACCGGTGGACGCAGACGCAGTACTACGTCGGCAGCAACGGGCAGCACGTGGCGCTGTACCGCGGCATCAGCCAGGACCTCGCCTGGGTCTCGCTCTCGAAGGTGGCGAAGGACCACCCCGAGATCGAACTCAAGTACCTGCCGCCGTATCAGCAGAAGCAGGTCAAGGCGACCATCGCGGAGGGCGGTCTCAGCGACGCCCGGTCCAAGATCGACGAGCTCGCCGTGCAGGCGTCCGCGTGCAAGAAGGACTCCGAGCGGCGCTCCGCCGGAACGCAGAACAACGCGAAGGCCGGTGTGGGCGAGGCAGGTGGGACCACGGGAACCACAACCACCTCGCTGACGTCCAAGGCCACGTCCAGTCCGACGCCGACACCGAACTCGTCGAGTTCACCGTCGTCGAACCCGTCCAAGACCGCACCTACTCCCACACCCGGCCCCAGCCTCTCCGACGAGGAGCAGAAGCTGGTCTCGCTGTGCGGTAAGCAGTAA
- a CDS encoding FHA domain-containing protein: protein MSELTLTVMRLGFLAVLWLFVIVAVQVIRSDLFGTRVTQRGSRRDAARPQQAARQAAAPPPQRQQQAPPSGGGRQRRGAPSKLVVSEGTLTGTTVALQGQTITLGRAHDSTIVLDDDYASSRHARIYPDRDGQWIVEDLGSTNGTYLDRSRLTTPTPIPLGAPIRIGKTVIELRK from the coding sequence ATGTCAGAGCTGACCCTCACGGTCATGCGGCTGGGTTTCCTGGCCGTACTGTGGCTGTTCGTGATCGTGGCCGTGCAGGTCATCCGCAGCGACCTGTTCGGAACGCGTGTCACACAGCGCGGCTCGCGCAGGGACGCCGCCAGGCCGCAACAGGCCGCGCGCCAGGCTGCGGCGCCACCGCCGCAGCGCCAGCAGCAGGCGCCGCCGAGCGGCGGCGGCCGCCAGCGCCGCGGCGCCCCCAGCAAACTCGTCGTCTCCGAGGGCACGCTCACGGGCACGACGGTCGCGCTCCAGGGGCAGACCATCACGCTCGGCCGCGCGCACGACAGCACCATCGTGCTGGACGACGACTACGCGTCCAGCCGTCATGCCAGGATCTACCCGGACCGGGACGGCCAGTGGATCGTCGAGGATCTCGGCTCCACCAACGGCACGTATCTCGACCGGAGCCGACTGACGACTCCCACGCCGATCCCGCTGGGTGCGCCGATCCGCATCGGCAAGACCGTCATCGAGCTGCGGAAGTAG
- a CDS encoding DUF3662 and FHA domain-containing protein: protein MGVLKKFEQRLEGLVNGTFAKVFKSEVQPVEIAGALQRECDNNATIWNRERTVVPNDFIVELSTPDFERLSPYSGQLGDELAGMVRDYAKQQRYTFMGPIKVHLENADDLDTGLYRVRSRTLASSTDQQAPDRAPAGPAPASPRGQGGQGGQGGYGYPPAAAPPMPSAPPPGRPAPSPMGQRPGAAAGPASGGRTRHWIEINGTRHQISRPTLVLGRSTEADVRIDDPGVSRRHCEIRTGTPSTIQDLGSTNGIVVDGQHTTRATLRDGSRIVVGSTTIIYRQAEG, encoded by the coding sequence ATGGGAGTCCTGAAGAAATTCGAGCAGCGTCTCGAAGGTCTGGTCAACGGCACCTTCGCCAAGGTGTTCAAGTCCGAGGTCCAGCCCGTGGAGATCGCCGGAGCGCTGCAGCGCGAGTGCGACAACAACGCCACGATCTGGAACCGCGAGCGGACCGTCGTACCGAACGACTTCATCGTGGAGCTGAGCACACCGGACTTCGAGCGCCTCAGCCCCTACTCGGGCCAGCTCGGCGACGAGCTCGCCGGCATGGTGCGCGACTACGCCAAGCAGCAGCGCTACACCTTCATGGGCCCCATCAAGGTCCACCTGGAGAATGCGGACGACCTCGACACCGGCCTGTACCGGGTGCGCAGCCGTACGCTCGCCTCCTCCACCGACCAGCAGGCACCCGATCGCGCCCCCGCGGGCCCCGCTCCGGCGTCCCCGCGCGGCCAGGGCGGCCAGGGGGGCCAGGGCGGGTACGGCTACCCGCCGGCGGCCGCTCCTCCCATGCCGTCCGCGCCGCCGCCCGGACGCCCGGCGCCCTCGCCCATGGGCCAGCGGCCCGGCGCGGCCGCCGGACCAGCGAGCGGTGGCCGCACGCGGCACTGGATCGAGATCAACGGCACCCGCCATCAGATCTCCCGCCCGACGCTGGTGCTGGGCCGCAGCACCGAAGCCGACGTGCGGATCGACGACCCCGGCGTATCCCGCCGGCACTGTGAGATCCGGACCGGAACGCCCTCGACGATCCAGGATCTCGGGTCCACCAACGGCATCGTGGTGGACGGGCAGCACACCACCCGCGCTACGCTCCGCGACGGCTCGCGGATCGTCGTGGGCAGCACCACCATCATTTACCGGCAAGCCGAAGGGTGA
- a CDS encoding histidine kinase, with the protein MSSTTAPAPVPPAVSVPGGVPVVGSGFGEALHEGLVRAASRMSPRHGPATGPAGDALGTWETDTVLARFAARLPDVLAPAEAEVPALRGTLTEFARTVLVRAAKPPRPRPHPPPRTIRPPPWPRPRPPPHQVAAAVALLLECALLHVLEHGIAHRESVLPRAIAVVRRLGEVVRDGGEGVWSGDDGRGERRRLARQLHDELGCALSTARLSLEAATTTAATKATPTAAMSDASGTRATLDPLAFPGSPTTSQRPAAHLAAHLAAAQRALAEADRQNQAVIGGLRHRAALPPLREALEAFLAGPRPHAGLGIRTSVEVVGDERTLSERYREEAFLALREALRDRLARSGARRVDTVVRVTRRWLYAKVTDDGHGAAAGSAEALRSLTDRIDDLGSRTRVTPGTPTGTLLEIHLPLRGHP; encoded by the coding sequence ATGAGCAGCACGACCGCCCCCGCCCCCGTTCCTCCGGCCGTCTCCGTTCCCGGCGGCGTGCCGGTCGTCGGCAGCGGATTCGGCGAGGCCCTGCACGAGGGCCTGGTCCGTGCGGCGTCCCGGATGTCACCGCGCCACGGCCCCGCCACCGGCCCGGCCGGCGACGCCCTGGGGACCTGGGAGACCGACACCGTCCTCGCCCGCTTCGCCGCCCGGCTGCCCGACGTACTCGCCCCCGCCGAGGCGGAGGTGCCGGCGCTGCGCGGCACGCTGACGGAGTTCGCCCGTACCGTCCTGGTGCGCGCCGCGAAACCGCCCCGGCCACGTCCGCACCCCCCGCCGCGGACGATCCGCCCGCCCCCGTGGCCCCGCCCTCGGCCTCCCCCCCACCAGGTGGCGGCCGCCGTCGCGCTGCTCCTGGAGTGCGCCCTGCTGCACGTCCTGGAACACGGCATCGCGCACCGGGAGAGCGTGCTGCCGCGCGCGATCGCGGTCGTCCGGCGCCTCGGCGAGGTGGTCCGGGACGGCGGGGAGGGCGTGTGGTCCGGTGACGACGGCCGCGGTGAGCGCCGCAGACTGGCCCGGCAGCTCCACGACGAACTGGGCTGCGCTCTGTCCACGGCCCGCCTCAGCCTCGAGGCCGCCACGACGACAGCCGCCACGAAGGCCACACCGACCGCGGCGATGTCCGACGCCTCCGGCACACGCGCGACCCTGGACCCGCTCGCATTCCCCGGCTCCCCCACCACCTCCCAGCGCCCCGCCGCCCACCTGGCCGCCCATCTCGCCGCGGCGCAGCGGGCGTTGGCGGAGGCGGACCGGCAGAACCAGGCGGTCATCGGCGGCCTGCGCCACCGCGCCGCCCTGCCGCCCCTGCGCGAGGCCCTGGAGGCCTTCCTCGCGGGCCCCCGCCCGCACGCCGGCCTCGGTATCCGGACCTCCGTCGAGGTCGTGGGGGACGAGCGGACCCTCTCCGAGCGGTACCGGGAGGAGGCCTTCCTCGCCCTGCGCGAGGCCCTGCGCGACCGCCTGGCCCGCTCGGGCGCACGGCGGGTGGACACCGTCGTACGCGTCACCAGACGCTGGCTCTACGCGAAGGTGACCGACGACGGCCACGGTGCCGCGGCCGGCTCCGCCGAGGCCCTGCGCTCCCTGACCGACCGGATCGACGACCTCGGCAGCCGCACGCGCGTCACCCCGGGCACCCCCACCGGCACGCTCCTGGAGATCCATCTCCCGCTGCGCGGGCATCCCTGA
- a CDS encoding ScbR family autoregulator-binding transcription factor — MATQERGTRSRHSILESAARVFDERGYDAASTNDILARTGLTRGALYHHFPSKEAIAVALVTAHSEALVVPDRAVKLQAVIDLTLEFAQRLQRDPVLRASVRLAVEQTSFSRPPQTAYEQSGAAILALLRQAEEQGEILPGVDIQEATSTIVGAFTGLQLMSQVYSNREDLPDRIGAFWRFVLPGLATPGLLGRLRTTMAAQPGSEDV; from the coding sequence ATGGCCACACAAGAGCGCGGAACGAGGTCGAGGCACTCGATCCTGGAGTCCGCGGCCCGCGTGTTCGACGAGCGCGGCTACGACGCGGCGAGCACCAACGACATCCTGGCCCGGACGGGTCTCACCCGAGGCGCGCTGTACCACCACTTCCCCTCCAAGGAAGCGATCGCCGTGGCCCTGGTGACCGCGCACAGCGAAGCACTCGTGGTGCCCGACCGGGCGGTGAAGCTCCAGGCCGTCATCGACCTGACCCTGGAGTTCGCCCAGCGCCTCCAGCGCGACCCGGTGCTGCGCGCGAGTGTGCGGCTCGCGGTCGAGCAGACGTCCTTCTCCCGCCCGCCTCAGACCGCGTACGAGCAGTCCGGCGCGGCGATCCTGGCGCTGCTGCGGCAGGCCGAGGAGCAGGGCGAGATCCTGCCCGGCGTGGACATCCAGGAAGCCACCTCGACCATCGTCGGCGCCTTCACCGGGCTGCAGTTGATGTCGCAGGTGTACAGCAACCGCGAGGACCTGCCCGACCGCATCGGCGCGTTCTGGCGTTTCGTGCTGCCCGGCCTGGCCACCCCCGGCCTGCTCGGCCGCCTGCGCACCACCATGGCCGCGCAGCCCGGGTCCGAGGACGTCTGA
- a CDS encoding response regulator transcription factor: protein MNRQAVDLLDVRSQRNLPHRPTIPHPGRPVAAHAATNHPGPPAGALRVLVVENDARAADSLVQGLLRQGYAAQSVATGTKALQAHRDADLLLLDLDLPDLDGLEVCRGIRAVCDTPVIAVTARGSELDRVLGLQAGSDDYLVKPYGFRELLARMEAVMRRVRQQPASAQVITHGPLRIDVGTRVATLDGEPVDLTRKEFDLLHLLASQPGTVMPRRQLMAQVWDDTWSHRGRTIDTHVSSLRGKLGSSGWIITVRGVGFRLGHP, encoded by the coding sequence ATGAATCGGCAAGCCGTGGATCTACTCGACGTCCGATCGCAGCGCAATCTCCCGCACCGCCCCACGATTCCCCACCCCGGGCGGCCGGTTGCCGCACACGCTGCCACCAACCACCCCGGCCCGCCGGCCGGAGCCCTGCGCGTCCTGGTCGTGGAGAACGACGCCAGGGCCGCCGACTCCCTCGTCCAGGGCCTGCTGCGGCAGGGGTACGCCGCGCAGAGCGTGGCCACCGGCACCAAGGCGCTCCAGGCGCACCGCGACGCCGATCTCCTGCTGCTCGACCTCGACCTGCCCGACCTGGACGGGCTGGAGGTGTGCCGGGGCATCCGGGCGGTCTGCGACACCCCGGTCATCGCCGTCACCGCGCGCGGCTCGGAGCTCGACCGCGTCCTCGGACTGCAGGCCGGATCCGACGACTACCTGGTCAAGCCGTACGGCTTCCGTGAACTGCTGGCGCGGATGGAGGCGGTGATGCGCCGGGTACGGCAGCAGCCGGCGTCCGCCCAGGTCATCACCCACGGGCCGCTGCGCATCGACGTGGGCACCCGGGTGGCCACGCTGGACGGGGAGCCGGTGGACCTCACCCGCAAGGAGTTCGACCTGCTGCACCTGCTGGCCTCGCAGCCCGGCACCGTGATGCCGCGCCGCCAGCTCATGGCGCAGGTCTGGGACGACACCTGGTCCCACCGCGGCCGCACCATCGACACCCATGTCAGCAGCCTGCGCGGCAAGCTCGGTTCGAGCGGCTGGATCATCACCGTCCGCGGGGTCGGCTTCCGGCTCGGCCATCCGTAG
- a CDS encoding ScbA/BarX family gamma-butyrolactone biosynthesis protein, which translates to MSYTTSTRVSVESDVATVATRAPRTTARTLQPRLTTTVPREYVHRAAVSEVLLTGWEAATAPAGPDLSDVFAVSAQWPRSHSFFTQSGGYQDPMLLIESVRQIGSLLAHAEFGVPFGHQFLMWDMSFSTVPELLVADAVPTEVELRTVCRDIVRRGRVLGGMRYDVTVLRDGKALATGGAAFSCTSPAVHRRLRAGRPTTTDRVVPPGIDPAAVGHSGDHHVLLAEPGAGAGPGSSDRWELRVDTAHPTFFDHPVDHIPGMVLLEAARQAALVSTGMPDALLLGLKSNFARYAEFDAPCWIEPRVEPHGTDGGVLVRVRGTQHAETVFTAELVLSPRGR; encoded by the coding sequence ATGTCGTACACCACCTCCACCCGTGTGTCCGTCGAAAGCGACGTCGCGACGGTGGCCACGAGGGCCCCGCGAACCACCGCGAGGACGCTGCAGCCCCGGCTGACCACGACGGTTCCGCGCGAGTACGTGCACCGCGCCGCCGTGTCCGAAGTGCTGCTGACCGGCTGGGAAGCCGCCACCGCGCCCGCCGGGCCCGACCTCTCCGACGTCTTCGCGGTCAGCGCCCAATGGCCGCGCAGCCACTCGTTCTTCACCCAGTCCGGCGGCTATCAGGACCCGATGCTGCTGATCGAGTCCGTCCGCCAGATCGGCTCCCTGCTCGCGCACGCCGAGTTCGGCGTCCCCTTCGGGCACCAGTTCCTGATGTGGGACATGTCGTTCAGCACCGTTCCCGAACTCCTCGTCGCGGACGCCGTGCCCACCGAGGTCGAACTGCGCACCGTCTGCCGCGACATCGTCCGCCGGGGCCGTGTGCTCGGCGGTATGCGCTACGACGTCACCGTGCTGCGTGACGGGAAGGCCCTGGCCACCGGGGGCGCCGCGTTCAGCTGCACCAGCCCGGCCGTCCACCGCAGGCTGCGCGCCGGCCGCCCCACCACCACCGACCGCGTCGTGCCGCCGGGGATCGATCCCGCCGCCGTGGGCCACTCCGGCGACCACCATGTGCTGCTCGCCGAGCCCGGGGCCGGCGCCGGCCCCGGTTCCAGCGACCGCTGGGAACTGCGCGTGGACACCGCCCATCCCACCTTCTTCGACCACCCCGTCGACCACATACCGGGCATGGTCCTGCTGGAGGCGGCCCGGCAGGCCGCCCTCGTCTCGACGGGCATGCCCGACGCCCTGCTGCTGGGCCTCAAGAGCAACTTCGCGCGCTACGCCGAGTTCGACGCCCCCTGCTGGATCGAACCGCGGGTCGAACCGCACGGCACCGACGGCGGCGTACTGGTGCGGGTGCGCGGTACGCAGCACGCTGAGACGGTCTTCACCGCCGAGCTCGTCCTGAGCCCGCGTGGACGCTGA
- a CDS encoding NAD(P)-dependent oxidoreductase codes for MPTLLITGAAGFVGSHVTREAGRRRAELRLMSHRSPLPGSGPRVVRADLSEPASLRGVCEGVDVLIHCASRIGGDVEANEAVNARGTAALVEEARGAGVARIVQLSTASVYGRGTFRGGRPGELTRRPGSPTSRTRAEAEDAVLAAGGIVLRPHLVYGEGDTWVVPGLARLLSTLPGTVDGWPSRTSMIAVSELAGLLVATALAPAADLTASVYHAAHPEPVPVDALLRAVAACAGIDRPDRDLTADQARAVLEERGVPASGLDMFITDHVFDSAPLWSDLRRAPGPGFDTDFARAAPWYRKVLHSG; via the coding sequence GTGCCCACCCTTCTGATCACCGGCGCGGCCGGCTTCGTCGGCAGCCATGTCACCCGCGAGGCGGGGCGGCGGCGGGCCGAGTTGAGGCTGATGTCGCACCGCAGTCCCCTGCCCGGCTCCGGCCCCCGGGTCGTACGGGCCGATCTGAGTGAACCCGCGTCCCTGCGCGGGGTGTGCGAGGGCGTCGACGTCCTGATCCACTGCGCCTCGCGGATCGGTGGGGACGTCGAGGCCAACGAGGCCGTCAACGCCCGCGGTACGGCGGCCCTCGTCGAGGAGGCGCGCGGCGCGGGGGTCGCGCGCATCGTCCAGCTCAGCACCGCTTCCGTCTACGGCCGCGGTACCTTCCGCGGCGGCCGGCCCGGGGAGCTGACGCGCCGTCCGGGCTCGCCCACCTCCCGCACCCGGGCCGAGGCCGAGGACGCCGTTCTCGCGGCCGGCGGCATCGTCCTGCGGCCGCACCTGGTGTACGGGGAGGGCGACACGTGGGTGGTTCCGGGGCTGGCCCGGCTGCTGTCCACGCTGCCGGGCACCGTGGACGGCTGGCCCTCCCGGACGTCGATGATCGCGGTGTCCGAGCTCGCCGGACTGCTGGTGGCGACCGCGCTCGCCCCGGCCGCCGACCTGACGGCCTCCGTCTACCACGCGGCCCACCCGGAGCCCGTCCCGGTGGACGCCCTGCTGCGCGCGGTGGCCGCCTGCGCCGGCATCGACCGGCCGGACCGGGATCTGACCGCCGACCAGGCTCGGGCGGTCCTGGAGGAACGCGGCGTACCGGCGTCGGGGCTCGACATGTTCATCACCGACCACGTCTTCGACAGTGCCCCGCTCTGGTCCGATCTGCGCCGTGCTCCCGGCCCCGGGTTCGACACCGATTTCGCGCGGGCCGCGCCCTGGTACCGCAAGGTCCTGCACTCCGGCTGA